The Sphingobium aromaticiconvertens genome has a segment encoding these proteins:
- a CDS encoding DedA family protein translates to MTDWVLNLIDAGGYWGIFLLMVLENIFPPIPSELIMGIGGIRVGQGHMDMSLLLLVGTLGTTVGNYFWYMVGRLLGFERLKPVVDRYGRWATMEWKDVEALDRLFEKYGQAAVFVFRFLPVFRTMISLPAGLFRMGAIRFLLWTAAGALVWNLVLAYAGYLLGYHFSEIDKYVGPVATLCVVGAIVAYLWRLFTWKPTPNER, encoded by the coding sequence ATGACCGACTGGGTTCTGAACCTTATCGACGCGGGTGGATATTGGGGCATTTTCCTGCTGATGGTGCTCGAAAACATCTTCCCGCCCATACCGTCCGAACTCATCATGGGGATCGGTGGCATCCGCGTGGGGCAGGGGCATATGGACATGAGCCTGCTGCTGCTGGTCGGCACGCTGGGCACTACGGTCGGCAATTATTTCTGGTATATGGTGGGTCGGCTGTTGGGGTTTGAGCGGCTGAAGCCCGTGGTCGATCGCTACGGCCGTTGGGCAACGATGGAATGGAAGGATGTCGAGGCGCTGGACCGATTGTTCGAAAAATATGGGCAGGCGGCGGTGTTCGTGTTTCGCTTCCTGCCGGTGTTTCGCACGATGATCTCGTTGCCCGCGGGCCTTTTCCGCATGGGCGCCATACGCTTCCTGTTATGGACGGCCGCCGGTGCCCTGGTCTGGAATCTGGTGCTCGCCTATGCGGGCTATCTGCTCGGTTATCATTTCAGTGAGATCGACAAATATGTAGGCCCGGTCGCGACCCTGTGCGTGGTCGGCGCGATCGTCGCCTATCTCTGGCGGCTCTTCACCTGGAAGCCGACGCCAAATGAGCGCTAA
- a CDS encoding tyrosine recombinase XerC — protein sequence MTPEPSLSEQWRRHLALDRRRSMHTVRAYVATAERLIDFLGQHRGAGVTRAMLADLGQADLRAFLTDRRMDGIGNLSAARELSAVRGFLRFAGGENAHVPVLKGPRVKRGLPRPISPDEAVALAQDIAETAREDWIGARDWAVLLLLYGAGLRIGEAMGLTGDILPLCETIRVTGKRNKTRIVPLLPQVRTAIEAYVEASPWPLEKGEALFRGARGGPLSPALIRRAVQGARGRLGLSDRTTPHALRHSFATHLLGRGADLRSLQELLGHASLSSTQVYTQVDAAHLLDVYRNAHPRA from the coding sequence ATGACGCCCGAGCCTTCCCTGTCCGAACAATGGCGTCGCCATCTGGCGCTCGACCGGCGCCGGTCGATGCATACGGTGCGCGCCTATGTGGCCACCGCTGAGCGTCTGATCGACTTTCTGGGGCAACATCGGGGCGCAGGGGTCACGCGGGCGATGCTGGCGGATCTGGGTCAGGCGGACCTTCGCGCTTTCCTGACCGATCGGCGTATGGACGGCATCGGTAATCTTTCAGCGGCGCGAGAATTGTCGGCCGTGCGCGGTTTTCTGCGCTTTGCGGGTGGCGAAAACGCCCATGTGCCCGTCCTGAAGGGACCACGCGTCAAGCGCGGCCTGCCCCGACCCATATCTCCCGACGAAGCGGTGGCGCTGGCGCAGGATATAGCAGAGACGGCGCGGGAAGACTGGATTGGCGCGCGGGACTGGGCGGTGCTGCTACTGCTCTATGGCGCGGGACTGCGTATTGGCGAGGCGATGGGCCTGACCGGCGACATATTACCGCTGTGCGAGACGATCCGGGTGACGGGCAAGCGCAACAAGACCCGCATCGTGCCGCTGCTTCCGCAAGTTCGCACGGCGATCGAAGCCTATGTCGAGGCCAGTCCCTGGCCGCTGGAGAAGGGGGAAGCCCTGTTCCGGGGCGCGCGCGGCGGGCCGCTGTCGCCTGCGCTCATCCGTCGCGCGGTGCAGGGCGCGCGCGGGCGGCTGGGCCTGTCGGATCGCACCACGCCCCATGCGTTGCGCCACAGTTTCGCGACCCATCTGCTGGGGCGCGGGGCGGACCTGCGCTCGTTGCAGGAACTGCTGGGCCATGCCAGCCTGTCCTCTACCCAGGTCTATACGCAGGTGGATGCGGCGCATTTGCTGGACGTTTATCGCAACGCGCATCCCAGGGCCTGA
- a CDS encoding MBL fold metallo-hydrolase has protein sequence MDTPFDPADMPTGICMRLSPLVSRVLAPNPSAFTYTGTQTYVVGTDTLAVIDPGPDEPAHLDALTAAIAGRPVVAILCTHTHRDHSPAARPLADRTGAPIIGCAPLTLDDDGPRADAAFDASYRPDRILTDGEQVTGEGWTLEAVATPGHTSNHLCFALLQESALFTGDHIMGWSTSVVSPPDGDMAAYMRSMQRLIDRDDKVYYPAHGEPVASPQRWARGMMGHRKQREGQILRHIATPDGVTIPQMVEQMYKGVDPRLYGAAGRSVLAHLIDLDQRGLAAAGADGRWHAR, from the coding sequence ATGGACACGCCCTTTGATCCGGCCGACATGCCGACCGGCATCTGCATGCGCCTGTCGCCTCTGGTGAGTCGCGTGCTGGCGCCGAACCCGTCGGCCTTCACCTACACCGGCACGCAGACCTATGTCGTCGGCACGGATACGCTGGCAGTTATTGATCCCGGCCCGGATGAACCAGCCCATCTCGACGCGCTGACGGCGGCGATTGCCGGGCGGCCCGTCGTGGCGATCCTGTGTACCCATACGCATCGCGATCATAGTCCTGCCGCGCGCCCGCTGGCGGACCGGACCGGTGCGCCGATCATCGGTTGCGCGCCGCTGACGCTGGACGATGACGGGCCACGCGCGGATGCAGCGTTCGACGCCAGCTATCGCCCAGACCGGATCTTGACCGATGGGGAACAGGTGACGGGGGAGGGCTGGACGCTGGAGGCGGTGGCGACGCCCGGCCACACATCGAACCATCTCTGCTTTGCGCTTTTGCAGGAAAGCGCGCTGTTCACCGGCGATCATATCATGGGGTGGTCGACCAGCGTCGTATCGCCGCCCGATGGCGATATGGCCGCCTATATGCGCTCCATGCAGCGGCTGATCGACCGGGATGATAAAGTCTATTATCCAGCCCATGGCGAGCCGGTCGCCAGTCCCCAGCGCTGGGCGCGGGGCATGATGGGCCACCGCAAACAGCGCGAAGGCCAGATATTGCGCCACATCGCCACGCCGGATGGCGTCACCATTCCGCAGATGGTGGAACAGATGTACAAGGGCGTCGATCCCCGCCTTTATGGCGCGGCGGGGCGTTCGGTCCTCGCCCACCTCATCGACCTTGACCAGCGCGGGCTTGCCGCGGCAGGCGCGGATGGCCGATGGCACGCGCGCTAA
- a CDS encoding DUF4230 domain-containing protein, with translation MARALRAWPAALAIGIVLAFALVMWIGWQRYDRDYVVTTEDDGSAVTQIIAERFAGASSLKVSELSGTIQSTARDVRGFGWLRSDQVVKMPFSVDYFIDASKIGPDDLEWIEGSRTLIVNAPDVTVARPNVDEARRTLVRTSGMFVTRQAGEELSRRTSAHAQGKALSVARSPERMAQARENGRKALGRLLGAPLAKMGYGETRVVVTFPSERPARNTEQWDVTTPVNQVLAKHR, from the coding sequence ATGGCACGCGCGCTAAGGGCCTGGCCGGCGGCGCTGGCCATCGGCATCGTCCTGGCTTTCGCGTTGGTAATGTGGATCGGCTGGCAACGCTATGACCGAGACTATGTTGTGACGACGGAGGATGACGGGAGCGCCGTCACCCAGATCATTGCCGAGCGGTTCGCGGGCGCCAGCAGTCTTAAGGTGTCCGAACTGTCGGGTACGATCCAGAGCACGGCGCGCGATGTGCGCGGCTTTGGCTGGTTGAGGTCGGATCAGGTGGTGAAGATGCCCTTTTCGGTCGACTATTTCATCGATGCGTCAAAGATCGGCCCCGACGATCTGGAATGGATTGAAGGGTCGCGGACGCTGATCGTCAACGCGCCGGACGTGACTGTGGCGCGACCCAATGTCGATGAGGCGCGCCGGACGCTGGTGCGGACCAGCGGCATGTTCGTGACCCGGCAGGCGGGCGAGGAACTTAGCCGCCGGACGTCCGCCCATGCACAGGGCAAGGCGCTATCCGTCGCCCGCTCGCCCGAGCGGATGGCGCAGGCGCGCGAAAATGGCCGCAAGGCGCTGGGCCGTCTGCTTGGCGCGCCGCTGGCGAAAATGGGTTATGGTGAAACGCGGGTGGTCGTGACCTTTCCTTCGGAGCGGCCGGCGCGCAATACAGAACAATGGGATGTGACCACGCCGGTCAATCAGGTACTGGCGAAACATAGATAA
- the nadA gene encoding quinolinate synthase NadA, producing MNAMTEMPKGTDLRAEIDRLRKERNAVILGHYYQSPEIQDLSDFVGDSLELSRKAAETDADVIAFCGVRFMAETAKILSPQKIVVLPDMDAGCSLEDSCPPAQFKAFREAHPDHIALSYINCSAEVKALSDIIVTSSSAEKILAQIPKDQKIIFGPDKHLGGYLKRKLGRDMLLWPGVCIVHEAFSETELLKLKVQHPDAPIAAHPECPPYIVDHADYVGSTSGILDFAKTMPGDTLIVATEPHIIHQMEKAVPEKHFIGAPGADGNCNCNICPYMALNTMEKLYLSLRDLQPRIEMDESLRVAAKKSLDRMLEMASGTVGQGDVGAR from the coding sequence ATGAATGCGATGACAGAGATGCCCAAGGGTACGGACCTGCGGGCCGAGATCGACCGGCTGCGCAAGGAGCGCAATGCCGTGATCCTGGGCCATTATTATCAAAGCCCGGAGATTCAGGATCTGTCCGATTTCGTCGGCGACAGCCTGGAACTTTCACGCAAGGCGGCGGAGACGGACGCCGACGTCATCGCCTTTTGCGGCGTGCGTTTCATGGCAGAAACGGCGAAAATTCTCTCGCCCCAGAAGATCGTCGTGCTGCCCGACATGGACGCCGGATGCAGCCTGGAAGACAGTTGCCCGCCCGCCCAGTTCAAGGCGTTTCGGGAGGCGCATCCCGATCACATCGCGCTCAGCTATATCAACTGCTCGGCCGAGGTGAAGGCGCTATCCGACATCATCGTCACCTCTTCCTCGGCGGAAAAAATCCTTGCGCAGATCCCCAAGGACCAGAAGATCATCTTCGGTCCCGACAAGCATCTGGGCGGCTATCTGAAGCGTAAGCTGGGCCGCGACATGCTGCTGTGGCCGGGGGTGTGCATCGTGCATGAGGCGTTCAGCGAAACCGAACTGCTGAAATTGAAGGTCCAGCACCCCGATGCGCCGATCGCCGCGCACCCGGAATGCCCGCCCTATATCGTCGATCATGCCGATTATGTCGGGTCGACCAGCGGCATCCTCGATTTCGCCAAGACCATGCCGGGCGACACGCTGATCGTCGCCACCGAACCGCACATCATCCACCAGATGGAAAAGGCGGTGCCGGAAAAGCATTTCATCGGCGCACCGGGCGCAGACGGCAACTGCAACTGCAACATTTGCCCCTATATGGCGCTTAACACGATGGAAAAGCTCTACTTGTCGCTGCGCGATCTCCAGCCGCGCATCGAGATGGACGAAAGCTTGCGCGTCGCGGCGAAAAAGAGCCTCGACCGGATGCTGGAAATGGCCAGCGGCACGGTTGGACAGGGGGATGTGGGCGCGCGTTAA
- a CDS encoding prolyl oligopeptidase family serine peptidase: protein MKLKSLIRSTPLVLAIAVAVPASAASDDPYLWLEEIEGRKAIAQVEKWNAATDTLLRADPRFEADRARARAILDDESQIATPDAVMGDRVTNLWRDAKNPRGLWRSSDLASYLAGKPNWTTIIDVDALGKAEGKSWVWHGADCLAPTYKRCLISLSPGGTDADVVREFDLSTGQFVERGFALPEAKSNVAWADADTLLVATDFGTGTLTASGYPRQVKRWKRGTPLSAATLVKEGVVSDISVGPRAEMDGDRRWTFIDRGLTFYTNELWLGTPDGRFVPTPLPQTAEMRAVVGGQLIASLNEPLGSIPAGSLVAWSLDAIAAGRPGAPEPVLTPTKNQAIEDVHATDHRLWVKLLDDVSGTLLALTRDPATGKWTSRAATLPANATVHIAGGAGKQDIAFASVEGMLLPPTLVAVGKDGAVRQVQQLPARFDASQFTVEQRFATSKDGTRVPYFLARKKGVTGPVPALIHAYGGFRAAQTPTYLTTEPYRAGPLGLFWVEDGNAYVLANIRGGGEYGPAWHQAALREKRQNAFDDLHAVAEDLVKAGVSAKGRIGISGRSNGGVLVGAAMTQRPDLYGAVIAGSPLEDMKRYSHLSAGASWVAEYGDPDKPEDWAFLSKWSPYQNVKKGVHYPPAFFYLSTKDDRVHPGHARKMAAKLTDYGNRVYYHEYREGGHSVGADHAEDAVRAALLHAFLTRELGGKGQ from the coding sequence ATGAAGCTCAAATCGCTGATCCGCTCGACGCCGCTGGTTCTTGCCATCGCCGTTGCTGTGCCTGCATCCGCCGCCTCCGACGACCCTTATCTCTGGCTTGAGGAGATCGAGGGTCGCAAGGCGATTGCACAGGTCGAAAAATGGAATGCGGCAACCGACACGCTGCTGCGCGCCGATCCCCGTTTTGAGGCGGATCGGGCGCGCGCGCGGGCAATTTTGGACGACGAAAGCCAGATTGCTACACCCGACGCGGTGATGGGCGACCGCGTCACAAACCTGTGGCGCGACGCAAAAAATCCACGGGGGCTTTGGCGGTCGAGCGACCTGGCCTCCTATCTCGCGGGCAAGCCCAACTGGACGACGATCATCGACGTCGATGCGCTGGGCAAGGCGGAGGGGAAAAGCTGGGTCTGGCATGGCGCGGACTGCCTTGCGCCGACCTACAAACGCTGCCTGATTTCGCTCAGCCCAGGCGGTACCGACGCGGACGTGGTGCGTGAGTTCGACCTGTCGACCGGGCAGTTCGTGGAGCGCGGTTTTGCGCTGCCCGAAGCCAAGAGCAATGTCGCTTGGGCCGATGCCGATACGCTGCTGGTCGCGACCGATTTCGGCACCGGCACGCTGACGGCATCGGGCTATCCCCGGCAGGTGAAACGCTGGAAGCGCGGCACGCCGCTGTCGGCTGCGACGCTGGTCAAGGAAGGGGTGGTGAGCGACATCTCCGTTGGTCCGCGCGCCGAGATGGATGGCGACAGGCGCTGGACCTTCATCGACCGGGGCCTCACCTTCTACACAAATGAATTGTGGCTGGGCACACCGGACGGGCGTTTCGTCCCCACGCCTCTGCCCCAGACCGCGGAGATGCGCGCTGTCGTGGGCGGACAACTCATCGCCTCCCTCAATGAACCGCTGGGCAGTATCCCCGCAGGCTCGCTGGTCGCCTGGTCGCTCGACGCCATCGCCGCAGGCAGGCCGGGCGCACCCGAACCGGTCCTGACCCCAACGAAAAATCAGGCAATCGAGGATGTCCACGCCACCGACCATAGGCTGTGGGTCAAGCTGCTGGACGATGTGTCGGGCACGCTGCTGGCCCTGACACGCGATCCTGCGACCGGTAAATGGACCAGCCGCGCGGCCACGCTGCCCGCCAACGCCACCGTGCATATCGCTGGCGGGGCGGGGAAACAGGACATCGCGTTCGCCTCGGTCGAGGGGATGCTGCTGCCGCCGACCTTGGTGGCGGTCGGCAAGGATGGCGCGGTCCGGCAGGTGCAGCAATTACCAGCGCGCTTCGATGCCAGCCAGTTCACGGTGGAGCAGCGCTTCGCCACGTCGAAGGACGGCACCCGCGTCCCCTATTTCCTTGCGCGCAAGAAGGGCGTGACCGGCCCGGTCCCGGCCCTCATCCACGCCTATGGCGGTTTCCGCGCGGCGCAGACGCCGACCTATCTCACCACCGAACCTTATCGTGCCGGGCCGCTGGGCTTATTCTGGGTTGAGGACGGCAATGCCTATGTCCTCGCCAACATCCGGGGCGGCGGCGAATATGGCCCGGCCTGGCATCAGGCGGCGCTGCGCGAGAAACGGCAGAATGCGTTCGACGACCTTCATGCCGTGGCGGAGGATCTGGTGAAGGCCGGTGTCTCCGCCAAGGGCAGGATCGGCATTTCCGGTCGTTCCAACGGCGGCGTGCTGGTCGGCGCGGCAATGACGCAGCGGCCCGACCTCTATGGCGCGGTGATCGCGGGGTCGCCGCTGGAGGATATGAAACGCTATTCGCACTTGTCGGCGGGCGCGTCCTGGGTCGCGGAATATGGCGACCCTGACAAGCCGGAGGACTGGGCGTTCCTGTCCAAATGGTCGCCCTATCAGAATGTGAAGAAGGGCGTGCACTATCCGCCCGCTTTCTTCTACCTGTCGACCAAGGATGATCGGGTCCATCCCGGCCATGCGCGCAAGATGGCGGCGAAGCTGACTGACTATGGCAACCGCGTCTATTATCATGAATATCGCGAAGGGGGGCATTCGGTGGGCGCCGACCATGCCGAGGATGCGGTGCGCGCGGCACTGCTCCACGCCTTTCTGACGCGCGAACTGGGGGGTAAGGGACAATGA
- the nadC gene encoding carboxylating nicotinate-nucleotide diphosphorylase translates to MSEAFTLEGFDLDAFVAATLAEDLGPDARDVTSEAVIPASAIFEGVMDSRDAVTVAGLPIAAAFFRALDPDVEIELLVRDGDRVAAGTDILRMKGKARAMLTAERSALNTVQHLSGIATMTRAYVDAILGTGATLLDTRKTIPGLRVLEKYATRMGGATNHRMGLWDAAMIKDNHVAVAGSIDAAVRRAVEAGIARIIVEVDRIDQIEPALDAGATHLLLDNMKPPTLRGAVTLIGGRVPTEASGGVRLDTIHAIAETGVTYVSVGRLTQSAPAADIGLDFASA, encoded by the coding sequence ATGAGCGAGGCATTCACGCTGGAGGGCTTCGACCTCGACGCTTTCGTTGCCGCGACTCTGGCGGAAGATCTTGGTCCCGATGCGCGCGATGTTACGAGCGAAGCGGTGATCCCGGCCTCGGCGATCTTCGAAGGCGTTATGGACAGCCGCGACGCCGTGACGGTGGCGGGCCTGCCGATCGCCGCAGCTTTCTTTCGCGCGCTCGACCCCGATGTCGAGATAGAGTTGCTGGTGCGCGATGGCGACCGGGTCGCGGCGGGCACGGACATATTGCGCATGAAGGGCAAGGCGCGCGCCATGCTGACGGCGGAGCGATCGGCGCTCAACACCGTTCAGCATCTGAGCGGCATCGCCACCATGACCCGCGCCTATGTCGATGCGATATTGGGCACCGGCGCGACGCTGCTCGACACGCGCAAGACCATTCCGGGCCTGCGCGTGCTTGAGAAATATGCAACCCGTATGGGCGGCGCGACCAACCATCGCATGGGCCTGTGGGACGCGGCGATGATTAAGGACAATCACGTTGCGGTGGCCGGATCGATCGACGCGGCCGTCCGCCGCGCGGTGGAGGCCGGGATCGCCCGGATCATCGTAGAAGTCGATCGTATCGACCAGATCGAACCCGCGCTGGACGCAGGTGCGACCCATCTTTTGCTCGATAATATGAAGCCACCCACATTGCGCGGGGCCGTGACCCTGATCGGCGGGCGCGTGCCGACCGAAGCGTCGGGTGGTGTCCGGCTCGATACCATTCACGCCATCGCGGAAACGGGAGTGACCTATGTCAGTGTTGGACGCCTCACCCAATCTGCGCCTGCCGCTGACATTGGCCTGGACTTTGCCAGTGCGTGA
- a CDS encoding ribonuclease T2 family protein: MLVGVSLIAAMIMPGVALAQVAQCTIPTQIVRPRPDLPDAGQPRRLLPIGSYTLALTWSPQYCSGSPRNATFQCGGRNGRFGFTLHGLWPDGVGKDWPQYCRATDLLPRKVIRDTLCATPSAQLIQHEWAKHGTCMTTRPELYFDLSRTLYSQIRYPDMASLGKRTSLTVGDFAKAFAAANRGISADMLRVTTTRGGWLDEVWLCMNKAMDYTRCPTHQGGAANAARLRIKPGPRIANRPPPNLTARKPALIMDLDPNAQP; this comes from the coding sequence ATGCTCGTCGGAGTGTCGCTGATTGCCGCAATGATTATGCCGGGCGTGGCGCTGGCGCAGGTGGCGCAATGCACCATTCCCACGCAAATCGTCCGGCCAAGGCCCGACCTGCCGGATGCCGGTCAGCCTCGGCGACTGCTACCCATCGGCAGCTATACGCTGGCGCTCACATGGTCGCCGCAATATTGCTCCGGAAGTCCGCGCAATGCGACTTTTCAATGTGGCGGCAGGAATGGGCGCTTCGGCTTTACCTTGCACGGGCTGTGGCCTGATGGCGTAGGGAAGGACTGGCCGCAATATTGCCGGGCCACCGACCTGCTACCGCGCAAAGTGATCCGCGATACGCTGTGCGCCACCCCCTCGGCCCAGTTGATCCAGCATGAATGGGCCAAGCATGGCACCTGCATGACCACCAGGCCGGAACTATATTTCGACCTGTCGCGCACACTCTACAGCCAGATCCGCTATCCCGATATGGCATCGCTGGGCAAGCGGACGTCCCTGACCGTCGGTGATTTCGCCAAGGCCTTCGCCGCCGCCAATCGGGGCATAAGCGCGGACATGCTGCGGGTGACGACGACGCGTGGCGGATGGTTGGACGAGGTCTGGCTGTGCATGAACAAGGCCATGGACTATACCCGTTGTCCCACGCATCAGGGCGGCGCAGCCAACGCAGCCCGGCTGCGGATCAAGCCGGGGCCACGCATCGCCAATCGGCCGCCGCCGAACCTGACGGCTCGTAAGCCCGCTCTGATTATGGACCTCGATCCGAACGCCCAGCCGTAA
- the gmk gene encoding guanylate kinase has protein sequence MAHNIQSDPHGFKRRGVLFVLSSPSGAGKSTIARKLLAAETDLAMSVSATTRPIRPGEVEGKDYHFVDLDGFRTMTANHEFLEWAHVFGHRYGTPRAPVEAMLKAGQDVLFDIDWQGAQQLHQIAGGDVVRVFILPPSMVELEKRLRGRNTDSEEVINGRMARAAGEIAHWDGYDYVLCNDDADACFEQVQTILQAERLKRSRQTGLIGFIRKLNRTLMDD, from the coding sequence ATGGCCCACAACATCCAGTCCGACCCGCATGGCTTCAAACGCCGGGGTGTTCTTTTCGTCCTGTCCTCGCCCTCTGGCGCAGGCAAGTCCACCATCGCGCGCAAGCTGCTGGCTGCCGAAACCGACCTTGCCATGTCGGTGTCCGCCACCACCCGGCCGATCCGACCCGGCGAGGTCGAGGGGAAGGACTATCACTTCGTCGATCTGGACGGCTTCCGGACGATGACCGCAAACCATGAGTTCCTGGAGTGGGCGCATGTGTTCGGCCACCGCTACGGCACGCCCCGCGCCCCGGTCGAAGCGATGCTGAAGGCAGGACAGGATGTCCTGTTCGACATAGACTGGCAGGGCGCGCAGCAGTTGCATCAGATTGCTGGCGGCGACGTGGTGCGGGTCTTCATCCTGCCCCCGTCCATGGTTGAACTGGAAAAGCGCCTGCGCGGCCGGAATACCGACAGCGAAGAGGTCATCAACGGTCGCATGGCGCGTGCAGCGGGCGAGATCGCGCACTGGGACGGCTATGATTATGTGCTGTGCAACGATGATGCCGACGCCTGCTTCGAACAAGTGCAGACGATCCTGCAAGCCGAACGGCTGAAACGCAGCCGCCAGACCGGCCTCATCGGCTTCATCCGCAAGCTCAACCGGACCTTGATGGACGATTAA
- a CDS encoding DUF2585 domain-containing protein produces MTDRRGWMAAGLIALVVVAILFAMGRPPLCTCGTVELWHGALDSGNSQHLSDWYSLSHIIHGFLFYAALWGLLRRRPMSVRLAIAVVVEGAWEILENSPIIIDRYRTATIALGYSGDSILNSMSDLGMMTLGFLFAARMPVWVTVLLGLAFELLALWVIRDNLTLNVLMLAWPIDAVRAWQGAL; encoded by the coding sequence ATGACGGACAGGCGAGGCTGGATGGCGGCGGGGCTGATCGCGCTGGTCGTGGTGGCAATCCTGTTCGCGATGGGGCGTCCGCCCCTTTGCACCTGTGGGACTGTCGAACTGTGGCATGGAGCGCTCGACAGCGGCAACAGCCAGCATCTGTCGGACTGGTACAGCCTTAGCCACATCATCCACGGTTTCCTGTTCTACGCCGCGCTTTGGGGGTTGTTGCGCCGCCGCCCGATGAGCGTGCGACTGGCGATTGCCGTCGTTGTCGAGGGTGCGTGGGAGATATTGGAAAATTCGCCGATCATCATCGACCGCTATCGCACAGCCACAATTGCGCTGGGCTATAGCGGCGACAGCATCCTCAATTCGATGAGTGACCTTGGCATGATGACGCTGGGCTTTCTGTTCGCCGCGCGGATGCCGGTCTGGGTCACGGTACTGCTGGGTTTGGCGTTCGAGTTGCTGGCGCTGTGGGTGATTCGGGACAATCTGACGTTGAATGTCCTGATGCTCGCCTGGCCGATTGATGCCGTAAGGGCGTGGCAGGGCGCATTATGA